The genomic region TTGGTGGATCCGGGCGCCACTGTGATCGTCTTTCTCCCCGGGGAGTTGCGGGACAGCGTGGGGGACCTGTTGGCGCGGGCCCTGGTCAGGACAAAGGTTAACCCGGTGGTCTGGGGACCGGTGCGTGACCCGGCTGCGGCGCGAGCGGAAATAATGAAGCACCCCCGCCCCTGCCTGGTCGGAATTCCTACCCAGATGCTGGCCCTTGCACGCGGGGACCTTGAGGGGGCGATTCCGAGGGGGTGGGTGGAGAGCGTCCTTCTTTCCACCGATTACGTTCCTGAGGCTATCGAACGTGAGCTGGAGCAGCTTTGGGGCTGCCGGGTGCTGACGCATTACGGCATGACCGAGACCGGTCTGGGAGGAGGTGTCGAATGCCAGGCAGCGGAGGGGTACCACTTGCGCGAGGCGGATCTCTACACAGAGATCATCGATCCTGGCACCGGACTGGCGGTGGCCAACGGGGAGGAAGGGGAGGTGGTGTTCACGACCCTCTCCCGCCGCGGGATGCCGCTGGTGCGTTACCGGACCGGTGATTTGGCACGCCTTATCAAGGACCCATGCCCCTGCGGCACCGTATTGAAACGTCTGGGACGGGTGCAAGGGAGGATCGCCGCGGAGGTTTCCCTCAAGGATGGGAGGCGTCTTCGAATGAGTGACTTAGACGAGACGCTCTTCGCGATTCCGGGTGTGCTGGACTACATGGCTGAGCTTGAGGTGAGGGTAGGGCGGGACCAGCTTCGACTCTGCTTTCAAACGGTTGAAGGGGAGGAGGCGCAGGTAGCCCGAAAGGCAAGGTCGGCCCTGCTCAGCCACGATGCCACGAGTGCGCTTTGGCGGGACAAGGTTCTGGCATTGGGGAGCATCGGGTTCTCTCCGGCCGGATGGCCGGGGACTGGCGTCGCCAAGCGCCAAATCCTGGACAGGCGCGGAGACTCGTTCACCCTGACGGCTAGCCGTCATATCCACGCTTCCCGGTTGAATGAGGGCAAGAGGATAAATAGATGAAAAATTCGACGACCAAGCTGCTGTGTCTTTTCACCCTTCTGCTTTTGCCGGCGCAGGTATTGGCTGGCGAGGTCAAACTGTCCGTCGCCGCCAGTCTCAAGGACGTTGTGAATGAACTGACCGACGGTTTTGCCGCAAAGAATCCGGGCGTCAGGTTTCTGAAGAATTACGGCGGGTCCGGCGCTCTGGCAAAGCAGATAGAAAACGGTGCGCCATCCGACATGTACATCTCGGCAAACCTTGAGTGGATGAGCTATTTGAAGAACAAGAAGCTTATCGAAGCGGCGAGTATCGGCACCTTCACCCACAATACGCTCGTTCTTATAGGCTCTTCCGGCAAGAAGGTGTCCGGCATGCGTGACCTTTCCAAACTGGAGAGGATCGCTATCGGCAGTCCAAATAGTGTGCCCGCTGGAGCATATGCCATGGAGGCTGTCAGAAGATCCGGAACGGACAAAGAGGTGGAGAACAAGCTGGTCCTGGCAAGGGACGCGCGTGACTGTCTCAATTACGCCGAACGGGGAGAGGTGGACGGCGCATTTGTCTACCGGACCGATGCGCTGCAGGCAAAGAAGGCGGCTGTACTCTTCACTGTTCCCCAGGGCTTTATCCGCGGGTGATCTATCCCATGGCTTTGACTGTAACCGGAGCAAGAAACGCTGACGCAGCCACGTTTTACAGATTCCTCCAGAGTGCAGAGGCCAAAGTCGTTCTGAGAAAATACGGCTTTGCCCTGAAATAGCGCAGGCAACCTGAATCGAAACTCCCGTTTTTATCCTGGAGATGCAAATGCTCGCGCTGACAAGCACCGATTACGATGCCATATGGCTCTCCATAAAGGTGGCCGCGGCCGCTATGGCCGTATCGCTTCCTTTTGGGGTTGCCTTCGCCTACCTGCTTACCTTTCGTCATTTCAAGGGAAAAGTGCTGCTTGAAGTGATGGTTAACCTGCCGTTAACGCTCCCTCCCGTGGTAATAGGCTACTTACTTCTTCTGCTGCTAGGCAAGAACGGGTGGCTCGGTTCGCTGCTGGATGCAGCCGGCATCCGTCTCATCTTTACCTGGAAGGCTGCGGTTATTGCGTCTGCCTGTGTCGGATTCCCGCTGTTGGTAAGGTCCATAAGAATCGGGATGGAGTCCATAGACATGCAACTGATTCAGGCATCGCGAACTCTCGGCGCCCCGTGGCATGACACGCTAGTCACCGTGATTCTGCCGCTTTCTTTGCACGGGATCGTGGCCGGTTCCTCCCTCATGTTCGCCCGCAGCCTGGGAGAATTCGGCGCGACAATCATTGTGGCCGGCAATATTCCTGGCGTGACCCAGACCATCCCACTGGCCATCTACGACTATGCCAGTTCTCCGACAAGCGAAACACTTGCACTTTCGCTTTGTGCCGTGTCCATCGCCATCTCAGTGGTAGTTCTCTTCTGTCATGAAGTCTTCGGCAAGAAGCTGGCAAGGAGGAGGTGAAATGGAAATCCGGATTGCAGTAGAGAAACAGCTGGGAAGCTTTTCGCTGCAGGCCGATGTGACAATGGCAGGTGAACGGATAGGCATCTTCGGCGCATCGGGTAGCGGCAAATCGACCCTGGTCGGATTGCTGGCGGGGTTGCATCAGCCGGACCGGGGGGAAATCAGCGTCGATGGGCACTGCTTCTTCAGCAGCAGCAAAACGATCGATGTTCCGCCGGAACAACGCAGGATCGCCATTGTATTTCAGCAACACTGTCTCTTCCCTCATCTGGACGTGAAGGCTAATCTGCTGTATGGATACAGGCGCAGCAAGCCGGAGCATCGCAGCATTGACTTCGAAACCCTGGTAGAGGTGCTCAACCTCAGGGAGCTTCTGAGCCGTGGCATCAACAACCTTTCCGGTGGCGAGAAACAGCGGGTGGCGCTGGGGCGGGCTTTGCTTTCGAATCCCCGGCTTCTCCTTATGGACGAGCCTCTGTCTGCGCTTGACGATACTCTCAGGTTTCAGATCATCCCCTATCTCAAGAGGGTCAGTGAGCAGATGCGGATTCCTTACCTCTTCATCTCGCATTCTCTGGTGGAGACGCGACTTATGGCAGAGCAGGTTGTTGTTGTATCGGGGGGCGCGATCGTCGCACAGACGACATCCGAGCAGCTTGCCCGTTCCCGCATGGATGAAAGTCCGGTAGGCTACATTAATCTGTTAAAACTCACCCGCCGTCGCAAGGCAAATGACCTGTACGCTTACAGTTGGGGCGCCGACGAGCTCCTTATCTCCGCCGGCAGTGATCAGCCTGAGGCGCTTTTCGAACTCTCATCCAAAGACATCATACTGTGCAAGAAACACCCCGAGGTAATCAGCGCGCGGAACCTGCTGAAATGCAACGTAATCAATACCTTTAATTCCGGTAACAAAGTTGGGGTGGAACTGGCCAGTGGCGACGGACGATTGGTCGCAGAGGTTGTTAATCAGGCAGCAGACGAACTCGATATTGGTGTCGGCAGTGAGCTTTATGTGGCAATCAAGGCTTCTGCTTTTCGAAGAAGAGGTTAGCTTGATGTCGGTAATGCATCGGTTCCCCAGAGTCTGTTTTGGCTTAGCGGTTTGACCGTCCTCCCGGTCACGATGCCACGAAGAGCGGGACGCTGGTCCCCAATCCGTGGACCACGCTGGTGAAGGCGTTCTTTTGCTCCAGCTTCTCTGCGCCGAAGCGCTCCTCGAAGAGCCTGCGGATCATAGGGATGCGCGAGGTCCCGCCGGTCAGAAAGACGGTGTCGATACCGCGGTGCGGGACGCCTGATTTCCTCACCACCTCGTCCACACAACCGGCGATTTTCGCCAGGTTCTCTTCGTTCATCTCCTCGAAATCCCGCCTCGTCACCGGTTCGGCGATGCTTAGGTCGCGCTCGCTGAAAAGGACGTGGCTCAACTCCTCCTCGGAGAGCTCGCACTTCGCCTTTTCTATGGCTTGGAACAGGAAGAAGCCGTAGTTGTCGCCGATCAGGTGCTCTAGGTTCTCGATCGCCTTCTTGTCAGTCGCGGCATGTTTGATCAGCCTGATCTGTTCCCTTGTTTTCCTTGCTCGCAAAAGCGGAATCCTGTGCCACTGGCACAGGGTCTGGATGATGCTGAGGGGGATGTCGAACAGCTCGTCCTTTCCCATCGCCTTGTATCTGACGCCCCGGCCGAAGTACTTGGCAACCCGCTCCCACATTATCTGCGAATCGAACTTGTCCCCGGCCGTGTAGACGCCTCCCAGCGAGAGGACGTCGCTGCGGCGGTCGGAGCGGGCGAAATCGCCGCCGCGCACCTTGATGACCGTGAAGTCGGAGGTGCCCCCGCCGAAGTCCCCGATGAAGACGAGCTTTTCCTGGCCCGCTGCCAGAGATTCCTCGTAGGCAAGAGCTGCCGCCACCGGTTCCCACTGGAAGAAGATCTGTCTGAAGCCTGCCTTCCTCGCCGCCTGTTCCAGGCGCCTTTGGGCCAGCGAGTCCTTGGCAGCGTCCTCGGAAAAGAGGACCGGCCGCCCCAGCACT from Citrifermentans bremense harbors:
- a CDS encoding DVU_1553 family AMP-dependent CoA ligase, with translation MKKTPLEEWLRGKVAGNHDGTLAEQIDRYQLMKLRETVAYVREKSPFYCDLFSGIDSGSAMDLENFSRLPFTTADDLREQGRRMLCTSQDEIERVVTLHSSGTTGQPKRIFFTAEDLEATVDFFAHGMATLVDPGATVIVFLPGELRDSVGDLLARALVRTKVNPVVWGPVRDPAAARAEIMKHPRPCLVGIPTQMLALARGDLEGAIPRGWVESVLLSTDYVPEAIERELEQLWGCRVLTHYGMTETGLGGGVECQAAEGYHLREADLYTEIIDPGTGLAVANGEEGEVVFTTLSRRGMPLVRYRTGDLARLIKDPCPCGTVLKRLGRVQGRIAAEVSLKDGRRLRMSDLDETLFAIPGVLDYMAELEVRVGRDQLRLCFQTVEGEEAQVARKARSALLSHDATSALWRDKVLALGSIGFSPAGWPGTGVAKRQILDRRGDSFTLTASRHIHASRLNEGKRINR
- the modB gene encoding molybdate ABC transporter permease subunit produces the protein MLALTSTDYDAIWLSIKVAAAAMAVSLPFGVAFAYLLTFRHFKGKVLLEVMVNLPLTLPPVVIGYLLLLLLGKNGWLGSLLDAAGIRLIFTWKAAVIASACVGFPLLVRSIRIGMESIDMQLIQASRTLGAPWHDTLVTVILPLSLHGIVAGSSLMFARSLGEFGATIIVAGNIPGVTQTIPLAIYDYASSPTSETLALSLCAVSIAISVVVLFCHEVFGKKLARRR
- a CDS encoding Hsp70 family protein, with the translated sequence MQTVFGIDFGTTNSALSIHRNNQVEVVNLDELGAGSALMRSVLYFTEDQEVFAGQEAISTYISEGAAGRFMQSIKTFLPNSSFESTEVFGRKYGIDDLVAIILRKMKKAGEQYAGCSVDTVVLGRPVLFSEDAAKDSLAQRRLEQAARKAGFRQIFFQWEPVAAALAYEESLAAGQEKLVFIGDFGGGTSDFTVIKVRGGDFARSDRRSDVLSLGGVYTAGDKFDSQIMWERVAKYFGRGVRYKAMGKDELFDIPLSIIQTLCQWHRIPLLRARKTREQIRLIKHAATDKKAIENLEHLIGDNYGFFLFQAIEKAKCELSEEELSHVLFSERDLSIAEPVTRRDFEEMNEENLAKIAGCVDEVVRKSGVPHRGIDTVFLTGGTSRIPMIRRLFEERFGAEKLEQKNAFTSVVHGLGTSVPLFVAS
- the modC gene encoding molybdenum ABC transporter ATP-binding protein codes for the protein MEIRIAVEKQLGSFSLQADVTMAGERIGIFGASGSGKSTLVGLLAGLHQPDRGEISVDGHCFFSSSKTIDVPPEQRRIAIVFQQHCLFPHLDVKANLLYGYRRSKPEHRSIDFETLVEVLNLRELLSRGINNLSGGEKQRVALGRALLSNPRLLLMDEPLSALDDTLRFQIIPYLKRVSEQMRIPYLFISHSLVETRLMAEQVVVVSGGAIVAQTTSEQLARSRMDESPVGYINLLKLTRRRKANDLYAYSWGADELLISAGSDQPEALFELSSKDIILCKKHPEVISARNLLKCNVINTFNSGNKVGVELASGDGRLVAEVVNQAADELDIGVGSELYVAIKASAFRRRG